A region of the Chelatococcus sp. YT9 genome:
TCAAAGCATCGGGATCGAGCCCGAGGCGATCCATGACCCCGCCCTTGTAGTTGTCGTATACAACATCCGCGTGACGCGCGAGTTTCAGGAAGATCTCGCGACCCGAGGCGGACTTCAGGTCGAGGCAAATCGATCTTTTATTGCGATTGAGCCCGAAATAATACGCGATTTCCGGTGAGATCCGAAGATCGCGGATATCTTCACAGTTCGCCCCCTCGCCAGGCGGCCGTTCGACCTTGACGACCGTTGCGCCAAGGTCAGCGAGCAATTGCGTGCCGAAGGTACCGCTCGGCTCATCTCCGCAAAGCTCCAGAACGAGAAGGCCGCGCAGCGGCCCGTCGATCGCGGCCAGGCCCGCAATCCGCGCGTCGACTTCACCGAGGCCGACCATGACAGCCGGCAGCGGTTCCAGCGCAATGCCGTCATCACTTCCCTCCGACACGGGCGCCGTGAAGCGGCCCTTCGGCTCGCCGACGAAGCGGATCGGATTGGCGGCCGTGCGAACGCCTTCGCCCCCCGGGCCATCAAGTGTCGCGATCATCTCGCGTGCTTGCGCTTGGGGTTGCTCGAAGGCCTCGCGGATCGAATTGACTTTGCCCACCGGAACATGGGCCTCGATCAGCTTCTCCTGCCAGTGATCCGAGGACGCCGTCAGGAGCTTTTCCTCGATTATCGGCTCAAGGACGCCCTGGTTATCCTGGCGCTTCGCAAGGGAAACGAAACGCGGATCCTCGATCAGGTCTTCAAGACCAACGGCTTCGCAGAAGCGCTTCCAGAAATTGGACGCAATACCAATCACGATCCACTTGCCGTCCCCACAGAGGAATGGGCCATAGGGAACGGTGCCAGCCCCTCCGCGGCGGGGTTCCGGCGCGCCGAATTCGACGCCTGCGCCAAAGGCCTGCGGCACGCGATAGGTGTTGAGCGCCAGCTGTCCATCGAAGAGAGAAATATCGATGGCTTGCCCCCTGCCGGTACGCGCTCGCTCATCCAGCGCCGCAAGGATGCCGATCACCGCATAGAAGGCGCCCGTGATATCGCCAATCGGGACACCCCAGCGGCAGGGCATGCCCTGCGAGTCGTTCGAGCCGGTAATGCTCATACCGCCGCTCAGCGCCTGCACGGTGACATCATAGGCACCGACGCCCGCCCAAGGACCTGTCGAGCCGTAGCCACTGATCGAGCAGGCGATGATGCGCGGATTGACCTTGGCGAGCGCCGGATGATCAATGCCGAGACGTGCCATGACGCCAGGCCGGAAATTGTCGTAAACGACGTCGGATACTTCGACCAAGCGAAGAAATTTTTCTTGATCCGCCGCGCTCTTGAGATTGAGGTTGATGCTCTTCTTGCCGCGCTGCAGGCCAAACAGGAAGCCATCGGCGTCGCTGACCATCTCGTCCGGATCCCTCGGCGCGACCGGCATTCCTCCGCCTGGCGGTGACACTCGGATGACCTCCGCGCCAAGCGCTGTGAGAATGTCGGTACCAAATGGCCCCGCCACCACGGTGGAGAGATCGAGAACCCTGAGACCGGCGAGCGGTTGAGTATCGGAACGGGTCAAGCGTCTCATCCTTGTACCTTCAGAGCGTCCGCGCGATCAGCACTTTCATGATCTCCGAGCTTCCGCCTGCGATGCGGCGGACACGCGCGTCGACATACATGCGCGAGATCGGCGTTTCCGACATGTACCCCCAGCCGCCATGCAGCTGCAGGCACTCGTCCACCACGCGGCACTGGAGCTCGGTGTTGAACAGCTTGGCGATCGCGGCCTCATCGCTGGTCAGCTCATGCTTCAGATGCTTGGTAATGCAGTGGTCGAGATGCGCCCAGCCGACGGTGAGATGGGTCTTCAGCTCGGCGAGCTTGAACTGAGTATTCTGGAACTCGATCAGCGGTTTGCCGAAGACCATGCGCTCCTTGACGTAGGCTACCGTCGTGTCGAAGGCCTTCTGCGCCGACGCCATGGCGATGGTGGCGATCGATAGTCGCTCCTTCGGAATCTCGTGCATGACCTGCGTGAAACCGGAATTTTCGCTCCCGAGCAGGTTGCTCACTGGCACACGCACGTTGTCAAAGAACAGCTCGGCCGTATCGGAGGCCTTCATGCCCATCTTTTTGAGCCGCTTGCCTCGCTTGAAGCCCTCACGCTCACCATCGACGACGATGAGGCTGACGCCCTTGCGGCCGAGTTCCGGCGCCGTTTTGCACACAACAATGACGAAATCGGCATTGATGCCATTGGTGATGAACGTCTTCGAGCCGTTAATGACGAACTCGTCGCCATCACGCACCGCCGAGGTCGTAATCGCTTTCAAGTCCGAGCCGGCCTGCGGCTCGGTCATAGCAACCGCGCCGATCATCTCGCCCGTCACCATGCGCGGAAGCCAACGTTGCTTCTGCTCCTCCGTGCCGAGAGCCTCGAGATAGGCGGCGACAATATCCGTGTGCGTCTGAATGGTGAAGCTCGACTGGCCAGTGTAGCCGAGCTCTTCATCGATAATGCAAAGGTGAAGGAAATCACCGCCGATGCCGCCGTATTCGGGACCAACAGTCGGGCAGAGGATGCCCATCTCGCCGGCCTTGCGCCACAGCTCCTTCGGAATGATACCGTCTTCCTCGTATGCATCGATGTGCGGCAACAATTCCCTTTCGAAAAACTTGCGGACCGAGCGCCTGAGCTCTTCATGCTCCGCCCCGTAGATTGAACGACCTTCCATCATGGCGATGATCTCCCCTCCGCCTGAGAAGCTACTCGGCCGCTTCCGCCGGCGCGGGGTTGATATAGCCTTGCAGGAGGGCGGAAGGCACAAGCTTGCGGATTTCTTCTGGCGTGAAGGGTTCGCTGCCCGCCTTCACGACGCTGGCCTTGAGTTCGGGATCGTTGTAGATGCCGATCTTGCGATCCTCGACGCGGAACGCCTGACCATTGATATCAGCGGCTTCATCGGAACAGAGATAAGCGGCAAAGGGAGCCACGTGCTCCGGCCCGCCCATGTTGACCACGGCATCATACCGCTCCTGTGTGACAAGGCCGGCCTCCAGCCGTTTGCGAAAGCCCTCCCTGACGGACTCGTCGAGCGTCAAGCGGGTAGCCGCGGCCGGGCAGACCGTATTGGCGGTCACGCCGTATTTGCCGAGTTCACGAGCCATGGCGCGGGTTAGCGAGAATACGCCGCCCTTCGCCGCACCGTAATTGGCGCCGCCGACCGTTCCGCGCCACGCTTCCGACCCCATATTGATGATGCGTCCCCATTTCTGCTCGCGCATGTGCGGAGCAGCGTGGTGAATCATCGAATACTGGCCACGCAGGTGGATATTTACGACGATATCCCAGGATTCCACCGGCATATTCCAGATCATCTTGGGACGCAGCACACCAGCATTATTGATAAGAATGTCAACCGAGCCGAATTCTGATTTGCACATCGCCACGGTGCGGCCGCAGGCCTCATGATCGTCAACACTCTCGGCCGCAACGATCGCCGTACCGCCGGCCGCCCGGATAGCGGCAGCTGCTTCCTCTGCCGGGCTTGCGCCTTCCGCTCCTCCGCCGTCCTTGGTGGTACCCGGATCCATGATCACAACGCTTGCACCGTCGCGCGCCAGTTCTTCAGCGATGGCACGGCCGATTCCGCGCGCGCCACCAGTGACGATCGCCGCTCTATTTTTCAATCGCATCTTGTCTTCTCCCCGAATGAGGAGGCGCTCATCACGCCGAAATCTTGTGGGAAATGGATTTGTAGGTGAGATAGCCATCGAAGCACTGGGCGCCACCTTCACGACCATACCCGCTGTCCTTCACCCCGCCGAACGGCATTTCGGGCGAAGAGCCGGTGAACTGGTTGATCGAAAGCCCCCCTGCCTCGACCCTGTCACTGATCATGGCGATCGCCGCGGCGGAGTCGGTAAAGGCGTAGCTGGCAAGACCGAACGAGGTGGCGTTCGCCCGGTCACAGACCTCTCGAAGGTCCGTGAATGTCTGAAACACCGCGACCGGACCGAAGGGCTCCTCGCTCATGATGCGCGCGGAGTCGGGAACGTCGGTCAGCACGGTCGGAGCATAGAAGGCTCCCGTGTTGCCGATCCTCCGTCCACCCGTGCGCAGTGTCGCACCGCGCGCGATCGCGTCCTGTATCAACGCGTCCACCGCCGACAGGCGGCGGCTGTGGATCATCGGGCCCATCTGCGTGTCCTTCGCCAGGGGATCGCCGACGACGAGCGCTTCTGTCGCAGCCACAAAGCTGTCGACGAAGCGATCGTGAATATCGCCATGCACGTAAAACCGCGTCGGCGAGATGCAGATCTGGCCGGCGTTGCGGAATTTGGCACCGGCCGAGATCTGTGCGGTGACGATCGGGTCTGCGTCGCCGCAGACAATCACCGGGGCATGCCCGCCCAGTTCGAGGATCATGGGCTTCAGATAGTGTCCAGCCTTTGCAGCCAAGGACCGCCCTACCGGCACGGAACCGGTGAACGTCAACATCCGGATGTCCGGCGACGCGATCAGTTGATCGGAGATCTGCCTCGGATCGCCGAATATCACGTTGAGGACGCCCGCCGGTACGCCAGCTTCCAGAAGGCATTGGGCAATCAACAGCGCCGTTGCCGGCGTCTCCTCGGCGGGCTTGATGACAAGGGTGCAGCCGGCGGCGAGCGCCGCGGCCATTTTGCGGGCCGGCGAGGCGCCCGGCCCGTTCCAGGGACTGAAGGCGGCCACGGGCCCGACTGGCACGCGCAGCGCCATCTGAGCGACGCCTGGAGCACCTGGGATGACCTCCCCGAGGAGGCGCAGGCTCATTTCCGCGTGCCATTCGAAATGGTCCGCAGCGCGGTTCGCTTCCGCCGGACCGTCGCGCAGCGGTTTGCCCTGTTCAAGCGCCATCAGTGTCGCCATCTCGTCCGTTCGGCTGCGGATGAGACTGGCCGCTTTGCGCAGGATGGCCACTCGCTTCTGTGGATGGGTCGTCCGCCAGGCATCAAAGGAGCGGCGGGCCGCGGCAACGGCTCGGGTTACATCGCTTTCCGTGGCAACCGGTAAGGCGCCGAGCGTTTCACCGGTTGATGGGTTCTCGACCAGGATCGTGGCGCGCCCGTCACTGTTGATCCAATGACCGTCGATGAGAAGTTTCAGGGGCGGATAATGGAACGGGTCAGACATTGGAGAGGATCACCGTGCTTGCGGCCGCAAACTGGCGACCCGGGCCATGAACGAGGCTGGTGGCGAGACCCTGGACCTGACGCTCTCCAGCCGTACCGCGCAGCTGGGCGACAGCCTCAAGCATGGCAAACATGCCGTAGCGGCCAGAGTGGCAGTAGGAGAGACCGCCACCATTGGTGTTGACAGGCAGGTCGCCGCCAGGGCCGGTCTTGTAGATTGTGGTTCCGTCCGGGGCTCTGCGCGTTTCAGAGAAGAAGCTTCCAGATTCGCCCTTGGCTACAAAGCCGAGATCTTCAAGGAACATCATCGGCGTGAAGCTGAAAGCATCGTAGAGCATCAGATGGTCGATGTCGGCAGGACTGAGGCCGGCCTCGGCAAAAGCTTGCCTGCCGGAAAGTACCGTCGCATCCGAGGTGGTGAAGTCGCGCATCATGGCGATCTGCCGGTGGGCCGTCGCCTCACCCGTGCCAAGAATATGGATCGGCCTGGTGGGAAGGTCTCGGGCACGTTCCGCCGACGTGATGACGAGTGCACCGCCCCCGTCGGCGACGAGGCAGCAATCCAGCTTGTTGAAAGGATAACAGACCATCGGCGAGGCCTCGACATCCTCCGGCGTAATGCGACCGGCTGAATGCATGAGGGCGCGCGGGTTGAGCAGAGCCCATTCGCGTGTAGCGGCGGGGACGTGGCTCATCTGACGCTTGGTGGTTCCGTACTGGTGGAAGTGACGGAGGACCGGGATCGAATAGGTCGTGGGCGCAGCCGCGACGCCGAAGGGCAGTTCAAACTGGCCGGCGGGGCTCGCGGCCGTGCCCTGAGGTTCCATGTCGATCCAGCTGCGACCGCTTTCGCCATGGACGACGAGCGCAACGTCACAGTAGCCGGCCGCAATGGCAGCGACAGCATGGCGAACAAAGATCATGTAGGAGCAGCCGCCAACGCTGGTGCCGTCCACATAACGCGGTACGAAATTGAGATATTCGGAGAGTTCGTTGGGTCCGGCGACGCAGGTGAAGAGGCCGTCCACATCAGACAGCTTAAGACCTGCATCCGCGAGCGCATTCTTGGCGGCTTCCGCGTGGAGGGCCAGGCGCGACATGTCGGGCAGCTTGCCGATCCGGTCGGTTTCAGCGGCGCCCACGATCGCCGCCGTTCTGCTGAGCGGCCCAGTCATGGTTGCACCAGCCTGAATTTTGCAAGCGTCACCGCCTCGGTCACATCGTCGAAGACGACCTCGACAGCGGCGTCAATCGGAAGCTTCTCAGGTGTCGGGTCGTCGATGACGATGTTGGTCATCATGCGCGGACCTTCATCCAGCTCAACCACCGCGATAACATACGGCACCGTCGTAAAACCCTTGGCAGCCTTGCTGTTGATCACGTAGGTGTGGAGCTTGCCGCGACCACTCGCTTCGCGCCATTCAAGCTCGCGCGACAGGCAAAAGGGACAGATGGAGCGGGGATAGAAATGTGGCTTGCCGCATTCGGTGCACCAGGGCAGCATCAGCTTGTGAGCCATTGTGCCGTCCCAGAATGCTTGGGTTTCCGGTGTCGGCTTTGGCAGAGCCCCTCCATAGGGCGGCTTCGTTTCGTTCATGCGGCGATCTCCGCCCGTCCGTTGTTGAAGACGAGCTGGTCGCGTTCCGGGACCCGCGCCTGAAATGCGAAGCGGCCCTTGCCCTCGTCCCACAGGTCAACCTTGATCGAATCGCCGGGATAGACCGGTGCACTGAAGCGTCCGCCGAATTCTCTAAGACGCGTGACATCATGGCCGCAGACGGTGGCGATCAGCGCTCGCCCGATCATGCCGTACGTGCAGAGCCCGTGCAGGATGGGCCGTTCGAAGCCGGCTTTGGCGGCCTTCTCCGGAAACGCGTGGATCGGGTTCCAATCTCCGGACAGACGATAGATCAGGGCCGCTTCGGGGCGCGTGCCCATTGTGAAGCTGACATCCGCGGGGCGTTCGGGAATCGGATAAGGTGCCGGCTGCTTCTGGGCCGCCCCCCCGCAACCGCCGTCGCCGCGCAGGAATGAGGTAGAGGTCCGCGTGGCGAGTATCTCGCCTGTCGCTTCATCGATAATGTCGCGCTCCATCATCAGCAGCGCACCGCGACCCTCACCCTTATCGACGATATTGGTGACGCGGTTTCTTCCTATGACCGTGCCTCGGACCGGAAGCGGCTTATAGATCCTCAGGCCCTGCTCACCGTGCAGGCTCTTGACCCAGTCGATGCCGGTGCGGGGATCCGCCATCCAGGGGCCCGGTCCCCCGAGCACCACCGCCATGGTCGGCATGGCAACGAGCCGATCCTCAAGCACGAACTGCAGTTCCTCGAGGTCGGTGGGATTGTGGCCATAGCCCAGGCCCAGCGCATAGAGAATCGTATCCCGCTCGGAATAAGTCTGCCGGACGTCCTCAAACCTCCAGTTCATCACCGCGTCGTAGTTCAGCAATGCCGCCTCCAATCTGCGGTTCTTCAGCCGGGTCCCGCCTTGCTCTCAAAACTACCTATGAGTAGGAAAATGTCAATGCGGATACGCGATTCCACCATCAAAGACTTGGAATACGCGCCAGTTCCTCGCGCCCTCCCCGTTCTTTCACTGTGATTTTCTACTATTAGGTAGGTTCTTCGGCCGACAGGGGCATCTCGTTCATCCTTGGCGCGGCTGCGGCTGTGCGCTGCTGTCGGCTCAGTCCAGGTGCCGCGGTGCGATGGCGCGAAGCTGCAAAAAACAGCTATCGCCCGGGCCCGCGTGTCGATGAGGCGCCTCCCCTCTTGGCGCGCCGCGGACTGGTTCTTCCTGGCGGCCATTCTCTCGGCCGCAGTGTTGCCGTGAAGGCGACACGACTGATCGAGACGTGCGGAACCACGGCCCTTGCATGTTCTCCGGCTAGCCGAGCGGTCCTTTATCGTGGACGATCGAGCCCACCTGCAGCCCCGCCGTTATTCCGGCCTGCTCCAGACGATCGATTTCCGCAGCGGAGAAACCGATTTCAGACAGAATTTCCCTGCTGTGCTCGCCGACCATGGTGGGCGGGGACGCAACCGCGCCGGCGGTCCGCGAAAAACGCGGCGCAGGTGCCGGTTGGGGCATTCCCTCCACTTCGACGAACATTCCTCGCGCGACGGCATGACTTTCACGTAACGCCTCGTCAAAATCCAACACCGGAGTCAGGCACGAATCCGTGTCTGCAGTCATGGCGGCCCATTCGTCGCGGTCACGTGTCAGGAAGATCTCTGTCAAACGCTCGCGTAGCTGGGGCCAGAGCGCCTTGTTCCGCTGATTATCGCGCAGGAGCTGGTCGTCAATCCTGCAACGCTCGAGAAAGACATGCCAAAACTCCGGTTCGATAGCCGCCAGCGCCACCCACCCGCCATCCTTGCACCGGTAGCAGCGATAAAAGGGCGCGCCGCCGTCGAAGAGATTGGCCTCGCGCGCGCGGTTCCAGAGGCCCTTGCCATGATAGGCCCAGATCATGCTGGCAAGCATTGTGGCGCCTTCAGCCATGGCAGCGTCAACCACTTGACCCTTGCCCGAAGTGCTCCGCTCGACCAGCGCCGCCAACACGCCGGCGATGAGGAGCATGCCGCCGCCACCGAAGTCGCCGATCAGATTGAGCGGCGGGACCGGCCCCCCAGTCTCGGTGCCGATCGTCGAGAGAATTCCGCCTGTCGCGATATAGTTGAGGTCATGCCCGGCCTCGTTGGCCCGGGGACCGGTCTGTCCCCAACCGGTCACGCGGCCATAGACAAGTCGCGGATTGCGCGACAAGCAGATCTGTGGCCCGAGCCCAAGCCGTTCCATCACCCCGGGTCGGTAACCCTCAAGGAGAACGTCCGCGGTTTCGATCAGTTGCAGGGCAACGGCAAGTCCCTCCGGCCTTTTGAGGTCGAGCGCGATGGAGCGCCGGGAGCGGTTGAGGACGTCTTTGCGCGTCTGGTTCCAGCGTTGTCCCGGCCGGTCGATGCGAATGACGTCTGCACCCATGTCCGCCAACCACATGGCCGCGAACGGCCCGGGGCCCACCCCGACCATCTCGACCACCCGAATTTGCGCAAGAGGACCACTTCTGACCGACATTAACCCTCCAGATCTGCAACACGCGTCTCTCAAGGCGGCGCGGCCTGCAACGACTTCACCGGCCGTCGGCTCCCCATCTATTCTTATGAAGACGACTCCGGCTTGTCTACCCTCGGGTAGGACAACGTGAAGAGAAGTGGGAGTCGCGGCCACGACCTCGAGCTTGGTCGAAAGCCGCCCTTCCTATCGGCTCTTGGCTGCGGCTTTCAAAGAGGTATAACCATGACGGTTTCGCGAGCGTCCCCGGCCAGCATCTTAACGACGCGGGCGCCGCCGCTGGGAACCGGCGGCATCCTCCGTAGGGCCCACGCCGGGATAGGGAAAGCTTTCTCCGCCGAGCTTTGACGAGATCCGGTTGCCCGCCTCCTGCATGAGGTGGGATAGCTCCGGGATCCGGCTGTCGACGCGGACTGCTGGACCGCTGAGCGTCAACGAATATTGCACAATGTTGCCCTGCTCAAATAGCGGAACGGCAATGGCCGTCAGGCCCGGAACCCGCGTGCCGCTGGTCACCGCGATGCCCGCGATGCGAATGGCGTTGAGATCGGCCCGCAATTCGCTCAGTTTGACAAGCCTCGCGGCGCCGATGGCGTCCAAGAGGTCGCCGCGTTCGCGCTCTGCCATGAAAGCCAGAAGCACACGGCCGGCCGCGCCAAACAGAATGGGGACACGTTCTCCCGAACGGGAGATTGCCATGAGGGGCGAAGGCGTATCGACAACCTCGATCACCATTCTCTCGTGATGCGCGCGAGCGTTGAGCGTGATGGTCTCGCCGGAGAGCTTGCTGAGCTCGATCATTGTCGAGCGCGCCGCCTCGCGCGCGGTCAGCGTACCCTGCACCAAACCCGCCAACCGCACGAGCTTCATCGAAAGCACGTATTGACCGTTTTGGAGGCGCACGAGATAGCCTTCGTTCTCGAGGGTGTTCACAAGCCTGAATGCCGTCGCCTTCGCTATCGGCGTGCGCTCGGCGATGTCCTGGAGAGACAGGCTCACATGATCGGAGTCGAAAGCGTCAAAAATCGATAACGCACGCGTAACAGATCTGGCCAAAGTCACTCCATCCCGACACAGGTTCGCCTATAAGAAAGTTATAATCCGCCGGAGCGCTCACGCGTGGGCCGGAGAGGCGGGAGGTCGCTCCGCATAAGCGGCGGCATCTTATCAGATTTCGCGCTTTGAAATCCATTTCATTGAGCCAGGCGCGGGCCTCCGACAGAGCTCTTGGACCACTGCTGCGTGGTCGCGCTGCCGCTCTTCGCCCGCAAATACAATTGCTCGCCTCATTCTTCCTGAAAGGCCTCCTCACGCTTCGCGCGGATCATCGGAGAGATGATCATGGCCAGAAGGAGGGCTGCGAGAATAAGGAAAACGAGGCTGGTCGGGCGGGTGACGAAGACGCTCCAGTCGCCGCGCGAGAGAAGCAGTGTACGGCGCAAATTTTCCTCGAATAGCGGGCCGAGGATGAACCCGAGGATTAGCGGCGCCGGTTCGCAGTTGATCTTCGTGAGGATGTAACCGACCACCCCGAAAAATGCCATCACCAGCACTTCGAAGGAGGCGTTGTTCACGCCATAGACCCCGATCACGCAGAACATCAGGATAGCGGGAAACATCAGGCGATAGGGCACCTTCAACAGGCGGACCCAGATGCCGATGAGCGGAAGGTTGATGACCAGCAGCATCAGATTGCCGAGCCACATCGAAGCGATCAGCCCCCAGAAGAGCTGAGGCTGATTCCGAACCACTTCCGGCCCCGGTTGTATGCCATGGATCATGAGCGCGCCGGCCATCATCGCGATCAGGGCGTTGCCCGGAATACCGAGCGTCAGGAGAGGGATGAAGGACGTCTGAGCACCCGCGTTGTTCGCAGCCTCCGGGCCCGCAACCCCCTCGACGGCACCCCGGCCAAAGCGGCGCGGCGTCTTGGAGAGCTTTTTCTCGATGGTGTAGGACGCGAAGGACGACAGAAGGGCACCGCCGCCCGGCAGAACGCCGAGCAAGGAACCAAGTGCCGTGCCGCGCAGGGCCGGTTTCCATGATCGTTTGAAATCATCACGGGTCGGCCAAAGCGTACCGATCGCTTCCGTCCGAACGACCGCGGACTTCGATTCCAGGTTCACCATGACCTCGCGGATGCCAAAGAGGCCCATGGCGAGCGCAACGAACTCGATACCATCCGCAAGATCGATGAGATTGAAAGTGAAACGGCGCTCCCCAGAGTTGATGTCGGTTCCGACGATCCCGAGCAGCAGCCCCATGACGACCATCGCGATCGCCTTCAGGAGCGATCCCTGGGCCAGGACCACGGCGGCGATGAGGCCGAAGAGCATCAGAGAACAGTATTCGGCGGGCTGGAAGCTCTCGGCGATGGCCGTCAGCGGCGGCGTGAACGCGACGATAACGAAGGTGGCGATGGTGCCGGCCACCATTGAGGCGAGCGCCGCCACGGCCAGTGCAGCGCCTGCGCGGCCTTGCCTCGCCATCTGGTAGCCGTCGAGGCAGGTGACGACGGATGAGGATTCCCCCGGCATGTTCACGAGGATCGATGTCGTGGAGCCTCCATATTGGGCGCCGTAGTAGATGCCCGCCAGCATGATGAGGGCCGTGGTCGGATCGAGATAGAACGTGATGGGCAAGAGCATCGCGACCGTTGCCAACGGACCGATCCCAGGCAGGACGCCGATAAGCGTTCCAAGCAGTGCCCCAAGGAAGCAGAAGCCAATGTTGACGGGCGTCAAGGCGATCGAAAAGCCGAGCGCGAGGTTACTGAGGATATCGCTCATCAGGGCCACACCTTCATAGGCAGACCGACGCCGTAGATGAAGACGACGTAGCAGAACACGATTGCACACAGAATGAGGATGGGAATTTCTCTGTAGCGCGTCTCGCGACTGGCCAGCATGCTGATGCCGAGAAGCATCGCCAGCGAAATAACGAGGCCCGCCCTTTCCAGCAACAGGGCGAACACAACGATCCCGAGC
Encoded here:
- a CDS encoding IclR family transcriptional regulator, which translates into the protein MTLARSVTRALSIFDAFDSDHVSLSLQDIAERTPIAKATAFRLVNTLENEGYLVRLQNGQYVLSMKLVRLAGLVQGTLTAREAARSTMIELSKLSGETITLNARAHHERMVIEVVDTPSPLMAISRSGERVPILFGAAGRVLLAFMAERERGDLLDAIGAARLVKLSELRADLNAIRIAGIAVTSGTRVPGLTAIAVPLFEQGNIVQYSLTLSGPAVRVDSRIPELSHLMQEAGNRISSKLGGESFPYPGVGPTEDAAGSQRRRPRR
- a CDS encoding tripartite tricarboxylate transporter permease codes for the protein MSDILSNLALGFSIALTPVNIGFCFLGALLGTLIGVLPGIGPLATVAMLLPITFYLDPTTALIMLAGIYYGAQYGGSTTSILVNMPGESSSVVTCLDGYQMARQGRAGAALAVAALASMVAGTIATFVIVAFTPPLTAIAESFQPAEYCSLMLFGLIAAVVLAQGSLLKAIAMVVMGLLLGIVGTDINSGERRFTFNLIDLADGIEFVALAMGLFGIREVMVNLESKSAVVRTEAIGTLWPTRDDFKRSWKPALRGTALGSLLGVLPGGGALLSSFASYTIEKKLSKTPRRFGRGAVEGVAGPEAANNAGAQTSFIPLLTLGIPGNALIAMMAGALMIHGIQPGPEVVRNQPQLFWGLIASMWLGNLMLLVINLPLIGIWVRLLKVPYRLMFPAILMFCVIGVYGVNNASFEVLVMAFFGVVGYILTKINCEPAPLILGFILGPLFEENLRRTLLLSRGDWSVFVTRPTSLVFLILAALLLAMIISPMIRAKREEAFQEE